One window from the genome of Spiractinospora alimapuensis encodes:
- a CDS encoding aminoglycoside phosphotransferase family protein, whose translation MRPGIESERSPGYFVSSIRGGYRVLLPSGHRHAAARALMAFTTGQPRIERVHATVLGLSFAAGLGPLAAEGEVRLAPPHGLERMLADVLRRDLVLAVRTGGTGSDRKPVALLLTPLGGAVGYAKFAVDEHTARLVRSETETLRSLRHCHLPDVTVPRVLHAGSWRGMPFLVQEALPVGEQTDPPTRHRLLRATIQIANTAGVVQQPLAASEYLHRLTRAVKELPGGALGDALRAQLTRLPDVNLLFGAWHGDLTRWNMSSTQRRDFVWDWERAEVCAPLGFDALHYNLRECLRANPRTGVDTWLRSGARLLDDPAFARSGVTPTSRTVATTMALYLTDRTTRRLREDPSWSPRPWLMPILRNLVGRANGTRR comes from the coding sequence GTGCGTCCTGGCATCGAGTCCGAGCGGAGCCCCGGCTACTTCGTGTCCTCGATCCGAGGCGGTTACCGAGTCCTCCTCCCATCGGGGCACCGACACGCGGCGGCCCGGGCACTGATGGCCTTCACCACCGGGCAGCCACGGATCGAACGGGTGCACGCGACCGTGCTGGGGCTGAGCTTCGCCGCCGGGCTGGGGCCGTTGGCGGCGGAGGGAGAGGTCCGGCTCGCTCCGCCCCACGGGTTGGAGCGCATGCTCGCCGACGTGCTGCGCCGGGACCTCGTGTTGGCGGTGCGGACGGGCGGCACGGGCAGCGACCGGAAACCCGTCGCGCTTCTCCTGACTCCGTTGGGCGGCGCCGTGGGCTACGCGAAGTTCGCGGTGGACGAACACACCGCACGGCTCGTCCGATCCGAGACGGAGACGCTCCGATCCCTGCGCCACTGTCACCTGCCCGACGTCACGGTGCCCCGCGTCCTGCACGCCGGCTCGTGGCGCGGGATGCCCTTCCTCGTCCAGGAGGCCCTTCCGGTGGGGGAACAGACCGACCCGCCGACCCGGCACCGGTTGCTGCGGGCGACGATCCAGATCGCGAACACGGCGGGTGTCGTGCAGCAGCCGCTCGCCGCCAGCGAGTACCTGCATCGGCTCACCCGCGCGGTGAAGGAGCTGCCCGGCGGTGCGCTCGGTGACGCTCTGCGGGCGCAGCTCACGCGACTACCCGACGTGAACCTTCTGTTCGGCGCCTGGCACGGCGACCTGACGCGTTGGAACATGTCCAGTACCCAGCGCCGTGACTTCGTGTGGGACTGGGAGCGCGCCGAGGTGTGCGCCCCTCTCGGCTTCGACGCGCTGCACTACAACCTGCGGGAGTGCCTGCGCGCCAATCCCCGCACCGGTGTCGACACCTGGCTGCGCAGCGGGGCCAGGCTGCTCGACGACCCGGCCTTCGCGCGTTCGGGAGTGACGCCGACGAGCCGCACCGTGGCCACCACCATGGCCCTGTACCTCACGGACCGCACCACCCGACGGCTGCGTGAGGACCCGAGCTGGAGTCCTCGGCCCTGGCTGATGCCGATTCTCCGGAATCTGGTGGGTCGTGCGAACGGCACGAGGCGGTAG
- the cysC gene encoding adenylyl-sulfate kinase has protein sequence MTSTSVDSSEPVEITPDSAALAHVELLLNGAYPLSGFMGRAEVASVREHGRLVDGRPWSIPVVLPVPSDLPRGDAVTLTDPEGAPLARLAVTERWRESGVTYLAGPVTTIERPAHGVFRRLRLSPGDVRERRQRPSDPLLCVVTSTPLHHSALAEIHAAAHHLAEETDTRTPTSATAEVLVLVDTPFHDERTMHAVLAARSHLPAGTQVVAVALPEYTPETAVGVAQGFGASRTLVEPVERPEFGQAELHRMLAHGKPLPGWFTPPEVADELARQWPPRPNRGLTVFFTGLSGSGKSTIARGVSDRIRESGRPVTLLDGDVVRRMLSKGLSFSKEDRDANIRRIGFVAAEIARHGGVAVCAPIAPYAATRAEVRAMVERHGDFVLVHVATPLAECESRDRKGLYAKARAGVIPEFTGVSDPYEVPDDADLTVDTTEISVDHAVDLVLDTLRSGGWVA, from the coding sequence GTGACCAGTACGAGTGTGGATTCCAGCGAGCCGGTCGAGATCACGCCGGATTCGGCCGCGTTGGCACATGTGGAACTGCTGCTGAACGGCGCGTATCCGCTGTCCGGTTTCATGGGCCGCGCGGAGGTCGCCAGCGTCCGGGAGCACGGTCGACTCGTGGACGGACGTCCCTGGTCGATCCCCGTCGTGCTACCGGTTCCGTCCGACCTGCCCCGGGGCGACGCCGTGACACTCACCGACCCCGAAGGTGCCCCGCTGGCACGCCTCGCGGTCACCGAGCGGTGGCGGGAGTCGGGGGTCACCTACCTCGCCGGCCCCGTGACCACGATCGAGCGACCCGCGCACGGGGTCTTCCGCCGGTTGCGCCTCAGTCCCGGGGACGTCCGGGAACGGCGGCAGCGTCCGTCCGATCCGCTGTTGTGCGTGGTGACGTCCACCCCTCTCCACCACAGCGCGCTCGCGGAGATCCACGCCGCCGCGCACCACCTGGCCGAGGAGACGGACACACGCACCCCCACCTCCGCGACGGCCGAGGTCCTGGTCCTCGTCGACACTCCGTTCCACGACGAGCGGACCATGCACGCGGTGTTGGCGGCCCGGTCCCACCTGCCGGCCGGGACCCAGGTCGTCGCCGTCGCCCTGCCCGAGTACACGCCCGAGACCGCTGTCGGGGTCGCCCAGGGCTTCGGCGCGTCCCGGACGCTGGTCGAGCCGGTCGAGCGTCCGGAGTTTGGCCAGGCCGAACTCCACCGGATGCTGGCCCATGGGAAACCCCTGCCGGGTTGGTTCACCCCGCCCGAGGTCGCCGACGAACTCGCACGCCAGTGGCCCCCACGCCCGAACCGTGGCCTCACCGTGTTCTTCACCGGACTGTCGGGGTCGGGTAAGTCCACGATCGCGCGCGGTGTCTCCGACCGAATCCGTGAGTCGGGCCGCCCGGTCACCCTCCTTGACGGGGATGTCGTGCGCCGGATGCTCTCCAAGGGGCTCAGCTTCTCCAAGGAGGACCGCGACGCCAACATCCGCCGTATCGGATTCGTGGCGGCCGAGATCGCCCGCCACGGAGGCGTCGCGGTGTGCGCGCCCATCGCGCCCTACGCCGCCACCCGGGCCGAGGTCCGAGCGATGGTGGAGCGGCACGGCGACTTCGTCCTCGTCCACGTGGCGACGCCCTTGGCCGAGTGCGAGTCCCGCGACCGAAAGGGCCTCTACGCCAAGGCCCGGGCCGGCGTCATCCCAGAGTTCACGGGAGTCTCCGACCCCTACGAGGTTCCTGACGACGCCGACCTCACCGTTGACACCACGGAGATCTCCGTCGACCACGCGGTGGATCTGGTCCTCGACACCCTGCGCTCCGGAGGATGGGTGGCCTGA
- the mfd gene encoding transcription-repair coupling factor codes for MSLSGLLSAVRTDPALSGVIEAARQGTEPELDVVAPGALRPVLLAALAADAPTGGGRPILAVTATEREATTLADSLGDLLPAESVAVFPPWETLPHERLSPRSDTVGQRLAVLRRLAHPDSDDPLNLPLRVVVAPVRSVLQPLVQGLGDLVPVRVRTGDAVAMEDLVQRLVDAGYARVDLVEKRGDLAVRGGILDVFPPQEEHPLRLEFWGDEVEEIRSFQVADQRSIAGEDAAAGGLLAPPCRELLLTPEVRERARTLAEQHPALADVLDKLAEGITVEGMEAFAPVLAGDMESLLRYFPRDAHVLACDPERIRTRATELVETSREFLEASWITAAAGGEAPIDLGGSAYRSIGDVRREALDGGLAWWTASPFDAGHVAEDTEGDTTIVLSAAGAETYRGDTERALTDAKTWLHDEWRVVLLTEGHGSAERLVSMVREAGLGAQLVTDLAEEPRTAVVTVATGRLDHGFVWRSVRTAVLTEADLAGQRSSTKDMRRMPSRRRGTIDPLQLKPGDYVVHEQHGVGRYIEMVSREIQGATREYLVIEYAPSKRGQPGDRLFVPTDQLDEVTRYVGGEAPTVNRMGGSDWQKAKSRARKVVREIAGDLIRLYSARQASPGHAFAPDTPWQRELEDAFPYVETPDQLAAIDEVKRDMEKSVPMDRLICGDVGYGKTEVAVRAAFKAVQDGKQVAVLVPTTLLVQQHLSTFAERYASFPVNVKPLSRFQTDADVAATMEGLRDGTIDVVIGTHRLLSTDIRFKQLGLIIIDEEQRFGVEHKESLKRMRTQVDVLAMSATPIPRTLEMGLTGIREMTTILTPPEERHPVLTFVGPYEGNQLAAAIRRELLREGQVFFVHNRVASIEKVAAQVRELVPEARVAYAHGQMNESQLERVMVDFWEEKFDVLVSTTIVESGLDVPNANTLIVDRADTYGLSQLHQLRGRVGRGRERAYAYFLYPPERPLSETAYERLSTVAQHTEQGAGMFVAMKDLEIRGAGNILGAEQSGSIAGVGFDLYVRMVGEAVRELRTGGPVEEEVETKVELPIDAHIPHDYVPGERLRLDAYKRIASVGGPEDIVAIREELSDRYGEPPQEVDNLLEVARFRVRAKKVGLTDVVLQGNQVRFAPVGELPESRQLRMRRMYPKAILKQATQTLLVPIPKAGGLAGKPLRDLELLRWCTELVEAVLE; via the coding sequence ATGAGTCTTTCTGGACTGCTCTCCGCCGTGCGCACGGATCCCGCGCTGAGTGGGGTCATCGAGGCAGCGCGCCAGGGAACCGAGCCCGAGCTGGACGTCGTCGCGCCGGGGGCGTTGCGCCCGGTGCTCCTCGCCGCGTTGGCGGCCGACGCGCCGACGGGGGGCGGTCGCCCCATCCTCGCCGTCACGGCGACCGAGCGTGAGGCGACGACCCTCGCCGATTCACTTGGTGATCTCCTGCCCGCCGAGTCGGTCGCGGTGTTCCCACCGTGGGAGACGCTCCCGCACGAACGTCTCTCGCCTCGCTCCGACACGGTCGGGCAGCGTCTGGCCGTCCTGCGCCGTCTCGCCCACCCGGACTCCGACGACCCCCTGAACCTCCCACTCCGTGTGGTCGTCGCGCCCGTGCGCAGCGTACTGCAGCCACTCGTGCAGGGCCTGGGTGACCTCGTCCCGGTGCGGGTGCGTACCGGGGACGCCGTGGCGATGGAGGACCTGGTCCAACGCCTGGTCGACGCCGGATACGCGCGCGTCGACCTCGTGGAGAAGCGGGGTGACCTCGCGGTCCGCGGTGGCATCCTGGACGTCTTCCCACCCCAGGAGGAACACCCCCTACGCCTGGAGTTCTGGGGCGACGAGGTGGAGGAGATCCGCTCCTTCCAGGTGGCCGACCAGCGTTCCATCGCCGGTGAGGACGCCGCCGCGGGCGGCCTGCTCGCGCCCCCCTGCCGGGAGCTGCTCCTCACACCCGAGGTTCGCGAGCGTGCGCGGACCCTCGCCGAACAGCACCCCGCCCTGGCCGACGTGCTGGACAAGCTCGCCGAGGGCATCACGGTGGAGGGCATGGAGGCGTTCGCGCCCGTGCTCGCCGGGGACATGGAGTCCCTCCTGCGGTACTTCCCCCGCGACGCCCACGTACTGGCCTGCGACCCCGAACGGATCCGAACCCGGGCGACCGAGCTCGTCGAGACGAGCCGGGAGTTCCTCGAGGCGTCCTGGATCACCGCCGCCGCGGGTGGCGAGGCTCCGATCGACCTCGGCGGCTCCGCCTACCGTTCCATCGGTGACGTGCGACGCGAGGCACTGGACGGGGGACTCGCGTGGTGGACCGCCAGCCCCTTCGACGCCGGCCACGTCGCGGAGGACACCGAAGGCGACACCACGATCGTCCTCAGCGCCGCCGGCGCGGAGACCTACCGCGGTGACACCGAGCGGGCCCTCACCGACGCCAAGACCTGGCTGCACGACGAATGGCGCGTCGTACTCCTCACCGAGGGACACGGTTCCGCCGAACGGCTCGTCTCCATGGTGCGTGAGGCGGGGCTCGGCGCACAGCTCGTCACCGACCTCGCCGAGGAGCCGCGCACCGCGGTGGTCACCGTAGCCACCGGACGGCTGGACCACGGATTCGTCTGGCGCTCGGTGCGCACCGCGGTCCTCACCGAGGCGGACCTGGCCGGGCAGCGCTCCTCCACCAAGGACATGCGCCGGATGCCCAGCCGTCGGCGCGGCACGATCGACCCGCTGCAGTTGAAGCCCGGCGACTACGTGGTCCACGAGCAGCACGGCGTCGGCCGCTACATCGAGATGGTCAGCCGCGAGATCCAGGGCGCCACCCGCGAGTACCTGGTCATCGAGTACGCCCCATCGAAGCGCGGCCAGCCCGGGGACCGACTCTTCGTCCCGACCGACCAGCTTGACGAGGTCACCCGGTACGTGGGTGGCGAGGCTCCCACCGTGAACCGGATGGGCGGCTCTGACTGGCAGAAAGCCAAGAGCCGAGCCCGCAAGGTCGTCCGAGAGATCGCCGGCGACCTCATCCGTCTCTACTCCGCGCGTCAGGCGTCGCCCGGTCACGCGTTCGCCCCCGACACCCCGTGGCAGCGTGAGCTCGAGGACGCCTTCCCCTACGTGGAGACCCCCGACCAGTTGGCGGCGATCGACGAGGTCAAGCGGGACATGGAGAAGTCCGTCCCGATGGACCGGCTGATCTGCGGAGACGTCGGCTACGGGAAGACCGAGGTGGCGGTGCGGGCCGCCTTCAAGGCGGTGCAGGACGGCAAGCAGGTGGCGGTCCTCGTGCCGACCACGCTGCTCGTCCAGCAGCACCTCTCGACGTTCGCGGAGCGCTACGCCTCGTTCCCCGTCAATGTGAAGCCGCTCTCCCGCTTCCAGACCGACGCCGACGTCGCCGCGACGATGGAGGGGCTGCGCGACGGCACCATCGACGTGGTGATCGGTACCCACCGGCTGCTGTCGACCGACATCCGGTTCAAGCAGCTCGGGCTGATCATCATCGACGAGGAGCAGCGGTTCGGGGTCGAACACAAGGAGTCCCTGAAGCGGATGCGCACCCAGGTCGACGTCCTCGCGATGTCGGCCACACCCATCCCGCGCACCCTGGAGATGGGGCTGACCGGGATCCGCGAGATGACGACCATCCTCACGCCCCCGGAGGAACGCCACCCCGTCCTGACCTTCGTCGGCCCCTACGAGGGCAACCAGTTGGCCGCGGCGATCCGCCGGGAGCTGCTGCGTGAGGGACAGGTCTTCTTCGTCCACAACCGAGTCGCCTCGATCGAGAAAGTCGCCGCGCAGGTCCGGGAGCTCGTGCCCGAGGCACGCGTCGCCTACGCCCACGGCCAGATGAACGAGAGCCAGCTCGAACGGGTGATGGTCGACTTCTGGGAGGAGAAGTTCGACGTCCTGGTGTCCACCACCATCGTGGAGTCGGGCCTGGACGTGCCCAACGCCAACACCCTGATCGTGGACCGCGCCGACACCTACGGGCTGTCCCAGCTTCACCAGCTCCGCGGGCGTGTGGGGCGTGGCCGGGAACGGGCCTACGCCTACTTCCTCTACCCGCCGGAGAGGCCGCTGAGCGAGACCGCCTACGAACGCCTGTCCACGGTGGCCCAGCACACCGAACAGGGCGCGGGCATGTTCGTGGCGATGAAGGACCTGGAGATCCGCGGCGCCGGCAACATCCTCGGCGCGGAACAGTCGGGGAGCATCGCCGGCGTCGGTTTCGACCTGTACGTCCGCATGGTGGGCGAGGCGGTCCGGGAGCTGCGGACGGGGGGTCCGGTCGAGGAGGAGGTCGAGACCAAGGTCGAGCTCCCGATCGACGCCCACATTCCGCACGACTACGTGCCCGGGGAGCGGCTGCGCCTGGACGCCTACAAGCGGATCGCCAGCGTCGGGGGACCGGAGGACATCGTCGCCATCCGGGAGGAGCTCTCGGACCGGTACGGGGAGCCGCCCCAGGAGGTCGACAACCTCTTGGAGGTCGCACGGTTCCGGGTCCGAGCCAAGAAGGTCGGCCTGACCGACGTCGTTCTCCAGGGGAACCAGGTCCGGTTCGCGCCGGTGGGTGAGCTGCCGGAGTCGCGCCAACTACGTATGAGGCGCATGTACCCCAAGGCGATCCTCAAGCAGGCCACGCAGACGCTCTTGGTGCCGATCCCCAAGGCCGGTGGCCTGGCCGGCAAGCCACTGCGCGACCTCGAGCTGCTGCGGTGGTGCACGGAGCTCGTGGAGGCCGTGCTGGAGTAG
- a CDS encoding SurA N-terminal domain-containing protein, with amino-acid sequence MRVSAAVCGSLGAAVLIAIAGCSPQQAGAVAVVGDDRLTHDEVRSEIQDLSETLPDGMDLTEEDRTAIAAGTVGGWVAERLLDAIAEDDGIDVSQDALDAKVDELGGPQALAANGIGPDSVDEFAKFQILMTAMLPADEEAQLQAEVESQVREQGTLQGLDGDELEEFVEFNMQQLWPQTRGQEVQQRISTRVEEQMDVTDVDVSGRYGVFDEQTLGMHQGASASTTAGWDPDEAVDTGNPFEDMMELQGASGE; translated from the coding sequence GTGCGTGTCTCCGCCGCTGTCTGTGGCTCCTTGGGAGCGGCCGTCCTGATCGCGATCGCGGGATGTTCCCCGCAGCAGGCGGGCGCCGTCGCCGTCGTCGGCGACGACCGGCTCACCCACGACGAGGTGCGTTCGGAGATCCAGGACCTTTCCGAGACCCTCCCTGACGGGATGGATCTCACCGAGGAGGACCGGACCGCCATCGCGGCCGGCACCGTCGGCGGATGGGTGGCCGAGCGGCTCCTCGACGCCATCGCGGAGGACGACGGGATCGACGTCAGCCAGGACGCCCTGGACGCGAAGGTCGACGAGCTGGGTGGTCCCCAGGCCCTGGCCGCCAACGGGATCGGCCCCGACTCGGTGGACGAGTTCGCCAAGTTCCAGATCCTCATGACGGCGATGCTGCCCGCCGACGAGGAAGCGCAGCTCCAGGCCGAAGTGGAGTCCCAGGTTCGGGAGCAGGGCACCCTTCAAGGGTTGGACGGCGACGAACTGGAGGAGTTCGTTGAGTTCAATATGCAGCAGCTCTGGCCGCAGACGCGTGGCCAGGAGGTGCAGCAGCGCATCTCCACCCGCGTCGAGGAGCAGATGGACGTCACCGACGTCGACGTGAGCGGGCGGTACGGCGTGTTCGACGAGCAGACCCTGGGGATGCACCAGGGCGCGAGCGCGTCCACGACGGCCGGCTGGGACCCCGACGAGGCCGTGGACACGGGCAACCCGTTCGAGGACATGATGGAGCTCCAGGGAGCCAGCGGTGAGTGA
- the mazG gene encoding nucleoside triphosphate pyrophosphohydrolase: MPATSARPPSDDQPELGARLLDLVRVMDTLRVKCPWDAEQTHETLAKYLVEEAYEAVEAIEHGDPATLREELGDVLLQVVFHARVAQERDDGFTIDDVAAAIVAKLVRRHPHVFAETQVEGVDDVRANWETIKAAERAAKGEEDASVVAGVPFGQPAALLAYELQKRAARNGIPEDLIAGGDDTGAALFDAVAAERRAGFDPEMDLRAAARGFDTRVRAAETRARADGHDPRSLTHAQWREYWSARG, translated from the coding sequence ATGCCCGCGACCTCGGCCCGTCCGCCGTCGGACGACCAGCCCGAGCTGGGGGCACGCCTGCTGGACCTGGTGCGGGTCATGGACACCTTGCGCGTGAAGTGCCCGTGGGACGCCGAACAGACCCACGAGACTCTCGCCAAGTACCTGGTCGAGGAGGCCTACGAGGCCGTCGAGGCCATCGAACACGGTGACCCCGCGACGCTGCGGGAGGAACTGGGCGACGTCCTGCTGCAGGTCGTGTTCCACGCGCGCGTCGCCCAGGAACGCGACGACGGCTTCACCATCGACGACGTCGCCGCGGCGATCGTCGCGAAGCTGGTGCGGCGCCACCCCCACGTCTTCGCCGAGACCCAGGTCGAGGGGGTCGACGACGTTCGCGCGAACTGGGAGACGATCAAGGCCGCCGAACGCGCCGCCAAGGGCGAGGAGGACGCCTCCGTCGTCGCCGGTGTCCCCTTCGGCCAACCGGCGGCGCTGCTCGCCTACGAGCTACAGAAGCGCGCCGCGCGTAACGGGATCCCCGAGGACCTCATCGCCGGTGGAGACGACACCGGTGCCGCCCTCTTCGACGCCGTCGCCGCGGAACGCCGGGCCGGATTCGACCCGGAGATGGACCTGCGCGCCGCGGCCCGTGGCTTCGACACCCGCGTCCGCGCGGCCGAGACCCGCGCACGCGCGGACGGCCACGACCCGCGTTCCCTCACGCACGCCCAGTGGCGCGAGTACTGGAGCGCGCGAGGCTGA